A single region of the Hoeflea prorocentri genome encodes:
- a CDS encoding dipeptidase — translation MIPTTRIFDGHNDVLTRTLKAGGVDAADKFLAGVKGHIDAPKAKAGNLGGGFFAIWIPTIEDLDDDLTLMEAPQYDIALPPATNPKNALQICMEETAILFRLEELGALKVCRNAADLRNCLENGTMAAIMHMEGAEAIDADLHALEVMYRAGLRSLGPVWSRPTIFGEGVPFRFPGSPDTGGGLTEAGTRLVRRCNELGIMIDLSHITEKGFWDVARLSDAPLVATHSNAHALCPHVRNLTDRQLKAIAESDGMVGVNFAAAFLREDGRMLSDVPLAQMLRHFDHLIYVLGEDRVGFGSDFDGAIVPREIGDASGLPNLVEAMRAHGYDDALLAKLCHENWLRVLQKTWGA, via the coding sequence ATGATACCGACGACGCGCATATTTGATGGTCACAACGATGTCCTGACGCGAACCCTGAAAGCCGGCGGTGTGGATGCGGCCGATAAGTTTCTTGCCGGCGTAAAGGGTCACATCGATGCGCCGAAGGCCAAGGCGGGCAATCTTGGCGGCGGTTTCTTTGCCATCTGGATTCCGACCATCGAGGATCTGGACGACGATCTGACCCTCATGGAAGCGCCGCAATACGACATCGCTTTGCCGCCGGCGACCAATCCCAAGAATGCGCTGCAGATCTGCATGGAAGAGACGGCGATCCTCTTCCGGCTTGAGGAACTGGGTGCATTGAAGGTCTGCCGGAACGCTGCGGACCTTCGCAATTGCCTTGAGAACGGCACCATGGCCGCGATCATGCACATGGAAGGCGCGGAGGCGATCGATGCTGACCTGCATGCGCTGGAGGTCATGTACCGCGCCGGGCTGCGTTCGCTGGGTCCTGTCTGGAGTCGTCCGACGATCTTCGGAGAGGGTGTTCCTTTCCGGTTTCCGGGATCACCCGATACCGGCGGCGGTCTGACCGAAGCGGGCACGCGCCTGGTGCGCCGCTGCAATGAACTCGGTATCATGATCGACCTGTCCCACATCACCGAAAAGGGTTTTTGGGACGTTGCGCGTCTCAGCGACGCGCCGCTGGTCGCTACCCACTCGAACGCCCATGCCCTTTGCCCGCATGTGCGCAACCTCACCGACCGTCAGCTCAAGGCAATTGCCGAAAGCGACGGCATGGTCGGCGTGAACTTCGCCGCGGCCTTCCTGCGTGAGGATGGCCGCATGCTCTCCGATGTCCCGCTTGCCCAGATGCTGCGCCACTTTGACCACCTCATTTATGTGCTTGGCGAGGACCGCGTCGGTTTCGGATCGGATTTCGACGGTGCGATCGTTCCAAGGGAGATTGGTGACGCATCGGGATTGCCGAACCTTGTCGAGGCCATGCGGGCGCATGGCTATGACGATGCGCTGCTTGCCAAGCTCTGCCATGAGAACTGGCTGCGCGTGCTGCAAAAGACCTGGGGTGCCTGA
- a CDS encoding deoxyribodipyrimidine photo-lyase, protein MMAAPDENVIFWFRQDLRLADNPALLRAVEAGRVLCVFILDDETAGDHRAGGASRWWLHNSLTRLNESLDGRLNLYRGRAGEIIPELVGRHRASGVYWNRCYEPWRVERDTAIKSALTDRGVAAHSDNASLLWEPWEVLKGDGTPYRVFTPFYRKGCLQAPAPRKPLDAPKLSDLLTDPAALSLDALDLLPSIPWHELLASHWTIGEEGARARLEEFLEEGLEDYKEGRNFPARANVSRLSPHLHFGEISPNAVWYMAGQSGSGVDLDHFRSELGWREFSHSLLYHFPDLPDTNLQASFSAFPWHTNDVALKAWQRGQTGIPIVDAGMRELWQTGYVHNRVRMIVGSFLVKNLMLDWRSGERWFYDCLVDADLANNSAGWQWIAGCGADAAPYFRIFNPVTQGQRFDADGAYTRRFVPELAALPDQWLFNPWDAPQSVLSEAGVRLGDTYPLPIVDLKASRERALEAYKQMKAAAS, encoded by the coding sequence ATGATGGCGGCGCCCGATGAAAACGTCATATTCTGGTTTCGCCAGGACTTGCGGCTTGCCGACAATCCGGCGCTGCTGCGCGCCGTCGAGGCGGGCCGGGTACTGTGTGTCTTCATCCTCGACGATGAAACGGCCGGCGACCACAGGGCGGGTGGTGCATCCCGCTGGTGGCTGCACAATTCGCTCACACGGCTGAACGAAAGTCTTGACGGCCGCCTCAACCTCTATCGCGGCCGGGCGGGCGAGATCATTCCCGAGCTTGTGGGTCGCCACCGGGCGTCGGGCGTCTACTGGAACCGCTGCTACGAACCCTGGCGGGTTGAACGCGACACGGCCATCAAATCGGCACTCACCGATCGCGGTGTTGCCGCGCACAGCGACAATGCATCTTTGTTGTGGGAGCCGTGGGAGGTGTTGAAAGGCGACGGGACGCCCTATCGTGTGTTCACGCCCTTCTATAGAAAGGGCTGCCTTCAGGCGCCGGCGCCGCGCAAACCTCTTGACGCGCCGAAGCTTTCCGATCTGCTGACCGATCCGGCCGCGCTGTCGCTTGATGCCCTGGATCTCTTGCCTTCCATCCCGTGGCACGAATTGCTCGCCAGCCACTGGACGATCGGCGAGGAGGGCGCGCGCGCGCGTCTTGAGGAGTTCCTCGAAGAGGGACTTGAAGACTACAAGGAAGGCAGGAACTTTCCGGCCCGTGCGAATGTCTCGCGCCTGTCGCCGCATTTGCACTTCGGCGAAATCTCACCCAACGCCGTCTGGTATATGGCCGGGCAGTCAGGCAGCGGGGTCGATCTGGATCATTTCCGTTCCGAGCTCGGTTGGCGGGAGTTTTCCCATTCCCTTCTTTATCACTTTCCTGATCTGCCTGATACGAACCTTCAGGCATCCTTTTCAGCCTTTCCCTGGCACACGAATGATGTGGCCTTGAAGGCATGGCAGCGTGGCCAGACCGGAATTCCGATCGTTGATGCCGGGATGCGCGAGCTCTGGCAAACCGGCTATGTGCACAATCGCGTGCGCATGATTGTCGGCTCCTTCCTTGTCAAGAATCTGATGCTCGATTGGAGATCCGGCGAGCGCTGGTTCTATGATTGCCTCGTTGATGCCGATCTCGCCAATAACAGCGCCGGTTGGCAGTGGATTGCCGGCTGCGGTGCCGACGCCGCGCCCTATTTCCGCATTTTCAATCCGGTGACGCAGGGTCAGCGCTTTGATGCCGATGGAGCCTATACGCGCCGCTTCGTTCCGGAATTGGCCGCTTTGCCGGACCAATGGCTGTTCAACCCGTGGGATGCGCCGCAATCCGTTCTTTCCGAGGCCGGTGTGCGCCTGGGGGATACCTATCCGCTGCCGATCGTTGATCTGAAAGCATCCCGCGAGCGCGCTCTGGAAGCCTATAAGCAGATGAAAGCCGCGGCCTCCTGA
- a CDS encoding SDR family NAD(P)-dependent oxidoreductase — translation MSGTSEPHIAVFGASGAIGGAFVREILARHPRVYLHAVTRSGAAHEDNRVHWHRADYRDETSLGDVAAAISRHAPIDLAIVATGRLHDAAIRPEKALRDISAPALEQLYFENAVIPALILKHVGPLLRRDGRAVFAALSARVGSISDNRLGGWYGYRASKAALNMLIKTASIELARRNPEMIVAGLHPGTVDSPLSGPFQSGVKPGKLFTPDFAAHKLLDVLDGLQPEDSGHCFAWDGQRVPA, via the coding sequence ATGTCAGGAACAAGCGAACCGCATATTGCCGTTTTTGGAGCTTCCGGCGCGATCGGGGGTGCCTTCGTACGCGAGATTCTTGCGCGTCATCCACGGGTTTATCTTCATGCCGTGACCCGCTCCGGGGCGGCACATGAGGACAACCGTGTGCACTGGCACCGGGCAGACTACCGTGATGAGACCTCGCTTGGGGATGTCGCGGCCGCCATCTCGCGGCACGCGCCCATTGATTTGGCGATCGTTGCGACCGGACGGCTTCATGATGCCGCCATCCGGCCCGAAAAGGCCTTGCGCGATATCTCCGCCCCGGCGCTTGAACAGCTTTATTTCGAAAATGCCGTCATCCCCGCATTGATCCTCAAACATGTGGGTCCGCTTTTGCGGCGCGATGGGCGCGCGGTCTTCGCCGCGCTGTCCGCAAGGGTCGGAAGCATTTCCGACAACCGGCTCGGCGGCTGGTATGGCTATCGCGCATCCAAGGCGGCACTCAATATGCTGATCAAGACCGCAAGCATCGAACTGGCGCGTCGGAACCCTGAGATGATTGTCGCCGGCCTACACCCCGGCACCGTCGACAGCCCGCTGTCCGGGCCGTTCCAGTCGGGCGTTAAGCCGGGTAAGCTCTTCACACCGGATTTTGCCGCGCACAAGCTGCTGGATGTGCTGGACGGCCTCCAGCCGGAAGACAGCGGTCATTGTTTTGCGTGGGACGGCCAGAGGGTGCCGGCATGA
- a CDS encoding DUF3750 domain-containing protein, whose amino-acid sequence MVNNAVHQSRGLHAAEPFSNLLNMKYVFLALVLAFVAPLFAQMTIYALSGPQPHWRSADRSASGLAPEPAEEKAAIVQVYAARAYRWRGIFGVHTWLATKEEGASDYTRYDVIGWGRALRRSIGPPDGRWVGNTPQLLFEARGAVAARMIPQIEAAIAAYPYAGNGSYTLWPGPNSNSFIAAIARKVPELTVSLPSLAIGKDYASGWLTVMEMPSNTGWQISIAGYGGIGFGRVEGIELHVLGQTLGIDLFRPAIKLPGIGRLGLERSDRFGLRS is encoded by the coding sequence ATGGTGAACAACGCCGTACATCAATCGCGCGGCTTGCATGCTGCAGAACCGTTTTCTAACCTTCTGAATATGAAATATGTGTTTCTTGCCCTGGTCCTGGCTTTCGTCGCCCCGCTCTTTGCGCAGATGACGATCTATGCGCTGAGCGGACCGCAGCCGCACTGGCGCAGCGCCGACCGCTCGGCCTCGGGCCTTGCTCCTGAGCCGGCAGAGGAAAAAGCCGCCATTGTTCAGGTTTATGCCGCCCGCGCCTATCGCTGGCGCGGCATTTTCGGTGTGCACACATGGCTGGCGACGAAGGAAGAAGGCGCTTCGGACTATACCCGCTACGATGTCATCGGCTGGGGCAGGGCGCTGCGCCGGAGCATCGGACCGCCGGATGGGCGCTGGGTCGGAAACACACCCCAGTTGCTCTTTGAGGCGCGCGGTGCAGTGGCCGCCCGGATGATCCCGCAGATCGAAGCGGCGATTGCGGCCTATCCCTATGCCGGCAACGGATCCTATACGCTTTGGCCAGGGCCGAACTCCAACAGTTTCATCGCGGCGATCGCACGCAAGGTTCCGGAACTCACCGTTTCCCTGCCTTCGCTTGCCATTGGCAAGGACTATGCCTCCGGTTGGCTGACCGTGATGGAAATGCCGTCCAATACGGGCTGGCAGATTTCCATTGCCGGTTATGGCGGCATCGGGTTCGGACGCGTTGAGGGAATTGAGCTGCATGTTCTTGGTCAGACACTCGGGATCGATCTGTTTCGGCCTGCCATAAAACTGCCGGGCATCGGCCGGCTAGGCCTTGAGCGTTCGGACCGTTTCGGCCTGCGGTCTTGA
- a CDS encoding DeoR/GlpR family DNA-binding transcription regulator yields MAQILQPRQIDILEIARRDGRVEVDSLAAHFDVTPQTIRKDLNELCDLEKLQRVHGGAVFPSNTVNVAYQARRDMASEGKARIAAAAAEIVPNNSSVILNIGTTTEQVAHALRRHSGLMAITNNLNVAFILSEAEDVEVVITGGMVRKSDRGIIGAAAVDLIRQFKVDFAIIGASAIDASGELLDFDYREVRVAQAIIEQSRRKILVADHMKFQRRAPVQIGQLADIDYFVTDAAPPKSIMQICREANVELIVAT; encoded by the coding sequence ATGGCGCAGATTTTGCAGCCGAGACAAATCGATATACTTGAAATCGCCCGGCGCGACGGCCGCGTCGAGGTGGACAGCCTTGCCGCGCATTTTGACGTGACGCCGCAGACGATCCGCAAGGACCTGAACGAGCTGTGCGATCTTGAAAAGTTGCAGCGCGTTCATGGCGGTGCGGTTTTCCCGTCAAATACGGTCAACGTGGCCTATCAGGCCCGACGCGACATGGCGTCGGAAGGAAAGGCGCGGATCGCAGCGGCAGCAGCCGAGATCGTTCCCAACAATTCGTCAGTCATCCTCAATATCGGCACGACCACGGAGCAGGTTGCCCACGCGCTGCGCCGGCATAGCGGGCTCATGGCGATCACCAACAATCTCAACGTCGCCTTCATCCTGTCGGAAGCCGAGGATGTCGAGGTCGTGATCACCGGCGGCATGGTGCGCAAGAGCGACCGCGGCATCATCGGCGCGGCAGCGGTCGATCTCATTCGTCAGTTCAAGGTGGATTTTGCCATTATCGGCGCATCGGCCATTGATGCCAGCGGCGAACTGCTCGATTTTGATTATCGCGAGGTGCGCGTTGCCCAGGCGATTATCGAACAGTCGCGCCGCAAGATCCTTGTCGCAGACCACATGAAGTTCCAGCGGCGCGCACCGGTGCAGATCGGCCAACTGGCCGATATCGACTATTTCGTCACCGATGCAGCGCCGCCGAAATCCATCATGCAGATATGCCGCGAGGCCAATGTCGAGCTGATCGTCGCGACCTGA
- a CDS encoding zinc ABC transporter substrate-binding protein, with translation MKIFLSASMLGGTAIAAQAEPNVVVSIKPVHSLVASVMQGVGTPELIVEGAASPHTYALKPSQAANLEQADLVFWVGPGLEAFLEKPVGTIAAGAKSVELADTPGLIKIDFREGGAFEGHDHDHHAGHDHDDHDHAKAEAHDDHDHDDHDHAKAEAHDDHDHDDHDHAKAEAHDDHDHDDHDHAKAKAHDDHDHGDHDKDHAHAEEAGHDDHAHGSFDPHIWLDPENAKVLVVEIEAALSAADPDNAAKYSENAAALSAQLDGLTTEISQILEPVQGKGFIVFHDAYRYFENRFGVAAAGSITVSPEVLPGAERLREIQAKIGELGTTCVFSEPQFEPRLVATVTEGTEAASGVLDPLGANLEDGPELYPTLLHNMATSMRDCLSEGS, from the coding sequence ATGAAGATATTTCTTTCCGCTTCGATGCTGGGTGGCACAGCGATTGCTGCCCAGGCAGAACCAAATGTGGTTGTATCGATCAAACCGGTTCATTCCCTCGTTGCCTCAGTGATGCAAGGTGTCGGCACTCCGGAACTTATTGTCGAGGGTGCGGCCTCGCCGCATACCTATGCGTTGAAACCCTCACAGGCAGCCAACTTGGAGCAGGCCGATCTCGTTTTTTGGGTCGGGCCGGGATTGGAGGCGTTCCTCGAAAAACCTGTCGGGACTATCGCCGCCGGGGCTAAGTCCGTGGAACTCGCCGATACGCCTGGTCTCATAAAGATCGATTTCCGCGAGGGTGGGGCCTTTGAAGGGCATGATCATGACCATCACGCCGGTCATGATCACGATGATCACGATCATGCCAAGGCGGAAGCCCATGACGACCATGATCACGACGACCACGATCATGCCAAGGCGGAAGCCCATGACGATCATGATCACGATGACCATGATCATGCCAAGGCGGAAGCCCATGACGACCATGATCACGACGACCACGATCATGCCAAGGCGAAAGCCCATGACGACCACGATCACGGCGACCACGACAAGGATCACGCCCATGCGGAGGAAGCCGGGCATGACGATCACGCCCATGGCTCCTTCGATCCTCACATCTGGCTGGACCCTGAAAATGCAAAGGTGCTGGTTGTAGAGATCGAGGCAGCACTAAGCGCCGCCGATCCTGACAATGCTGCGAAGTACAGCGAAAACGCCGCGGCCCTGAGTGCCCAGCTGGATGGCCTGACCACTGAGATTTCACAGATTCTCGAGCCGGTTCAGGGCAAGGGCTTTATCGTTTTCCATGATGCCTACCGTTATTTTGAGAACCGCTTTGGTGTAGCGGCCGCCGGCTCGATAACGGTATCGCCGGAGGTTCTGCCCGGAGCAGAGCGGCTTCGCGAAATCCAGGCGAAAATCGGCGAATTGGGAACGACCTGTGTCTTTTCGGAGCCGCAATTCGAGCCGAGGCTGGTCGCCACGGTCACAGAGGGAACCGAAGCGGCTTCCGGCGTGCTCGATCCGCTCGGCGCGAACTTGGAGGATGGTCCGGAGCTTTACCCCACATTGCTGCACAATATGGCAACCTCGATGCGCGACTGCCTTTCTGAAGGCAGCTGA
- a CDS encoding metal ABC transporter ATP-binding protein, with translation MLENTNPLLSLSSAGLFRDGRWLVRGVDLEVRPGEIVTLIGPNGSGKSTTAKMALGIMKPSEGAASRRDGLVVGYVPQRVSIDWTLPLSVERFMRLTGKLAKRDADDAMAATGVEHLRRSEVRTLSGGEFQRVMLARAIARKPDLLVLDEPVQGVDFTGEIALYELIGQIRDKIQCGILLISHDLHVVMAATDRVICLNGHVCCSGTPTAVASSEAYRSLFGGRAAPALAVYEHSHDHTHLPDGRVQHADGTITDHCHPEDGHHRHGETKQEKEHSDAG, from the coding sequence GTGCTCGAAAACACCAATCCTTTGCTGTCTCTTAGTTCAGCCGGACTTTTCCGTGACGGCCGATGGCTTGTACGCGGCGTAGATCTTGAGGTGCGCCCTGGCGAGATCGTCACACTGATCGGGCCCAACGGATCAGGAAAATCAACGACGGCAAAGATGGCGCTCGGCATCATGAAACCGTCAGAGGGAGCGGCAAGCCGCCGCGACGGGCTTGTTGTCGGCTATGTTCCGCAACGGGTCTCCATCGACTGGACCTTGCCGCTCTCGGTCGAACGGTTCATGCGCCTGACAGGCAAGCTCGCCAAACGGGACGCGGACGATGCCATGGCTGCGACCGGCGTCGAGCACTTGAGGCGCTCCGAAGTGCGGACACTGTCGGGGGGCGAATTTCAGCGCGTGATGCTGGCGCGGGCGATCGCACGCAAACCGGATTTGCTGGTCCTGGATGAACCTGTCCAAGGCGTTGACTTCACAGGAGAAATCGCCCTTTACGAATTGATCGGCCAAATCCGCGACAAAATCCAATGCGGTATCCTGCTGATATCACACGATCTTCATGTCGTGATGGCAGCGACGGACCGTGTTATCTGCCTCAACGGGCATGTTTGCTGTTCGGGCACGCCGACCGCCGTCGCCTCAAGCGAGGCCTACCGTTCCTTGTTTGGCGGGCGGGCTGCCCCGGCGCTTGCCGTCTACGAGCACAGTCACGACCATACCCACCTGCCGGACGGACGGGTGCAACACGCGGACGGCACGATCACCGATCATTGCCATCCGGAAGACGGCCATCATCGCCACGGCGAGACGAAACAGGAGAAGGAACACAGCGATGCTGGATGA
- a CDS encoding metal ABC transporter permease, with amino-acid sequence MLDDFFSRALIAGIGVALIAGPLGCFIVWRRLAYFGDTLSHAALLGVALAFLLEVNITLTVFVVSAFISIALLLLQKRATLSADSLLGLLAHSALALGLVVLAFMSWVRLDLMGFLFGDILAVSRSDIAVIYIGGAAVLGVLALVWRPLFAATVNREIADAEGTHPERANFVFMLLMAAVIAMSMKIVGVLLITAMLIIPAAAARRFATGPEQMAVLAAVIGAACVIAGLFGSLEWDTPSGPSIVVAALAFFLISVSPIAGVLLKLVRAAPVSDKG; translated from the coding sequence ATGCTGGATGATTTCTTCTCGCGCGCGCTGATCGCCGGTATCGGCGTCGCCCTGATCGCCGGACCGCTGGGCTGCTTCATCGTATGGCGGCGACTGGCCTATTTCGGCGATACGCTGTCCCATGCCGCGCTTCTGGGTGTGGCACTGGCGTTTCTGTTAGAGGTCAATATTACACTGACCGTTTTTGTGGTGTCGGCATTCATATCCATTGCGCTTCTGCTCCTGCAGAAGCGCGCCACGCTTTCCGCCGACTCCCTTCTCGGGCTGCTTGCTCACTCGGCATTGGCGCTTGGCCTCGTGGTGCTCGCCTTCATGAGCTGGGTGCGCCTGGATCTGATGGGTTTCCTGTTCGGCGACATCCTTGCTGTCTCGCGCAGCGACATCGCCGTCATCTATATCGGAGGCGCCGCGGTGCTCGGCGTGCTCGCGCTGGTATGGCGCCCGCTCTTTGCAGCAACGGTCAACAGGGAGATCGCCGATGCGGAGGGCACGCACCCTGAGCGCGCGAATTTTGTCTTCATGCTGCTGATGGCCGCCGTCATCGCCATGTCCATGAAAATAGTCGGCGTCCTCCTGATCACGGCCATGCTGATTATCCCGGCCGCAGCAGCACGGCGGTTTGCCACCGGACCTGAACAGATGGCCGTACTCGCGGCAGTGATCGGGGCGGCCTGCGTGATCGCGGGTCTCTTCGGCTCGCTTGAATGGGACACGCCCTCCGGCCCCAGCATCGTTGTGGCGGCGCTCGCCTTTTTCCTGATCAGCGTTTCGCCTATAGCCGGGGTTTTGCTGAAGCTGGTGCGTGCCGCACCCGTTTCTGATAAGGGGTAA
- a CDS encoding Fur family transcriptional regulator has product MMGHSEHVHPDLTKNQSLVMGALSQAKVPMSAYTILDQLREEGFRAPLQVYRALDKLVEFGMVHRLESLNAFVACSHPNCESHETIAFTICEICGQVRELSDDDLSDRLDEIAGKANFALKRSVVELSGICRSCGDH; this is encoded by the coding sequence ATGATGGGTCACAGCGAACACGTCCATCCCGATCTTACCAAAAACCAGTCCCTGGTGATGGGAGCGCTGTCGCAGGCAAAAGTGCCAATGAGCGCCTATACGATCCTCGACCAGCTGCGCGAGGAGGGTTTTCGAGCGCCGCTTCAGGTCTACCGGGCACTCGACAAGCTGGTGGAATTCGGAATGGTGCACAGGCTGGAAAGCCTTAATGCATTCGTTGCCTGCAGCCATCCCAATTGCGAAAGCCATGAAACCATCGCCTTCACCATCTGCGAGATCTGCGGTCAGGTCAGGGAGCTTTCAGATGACGATCTTTCGGACCGGTTGGACGAAATCGCCGGCAAAGCCAATTTCGCGCTTAAGCGCTCCGTTGTCGAGCTGAGTGGCATTTGCCGGTCCTGCGGCGATCACTGA
- the cueR gene encoding Cu(I)-responsive transcriptional regulator → MNIGEAALQSNLPAKTIRYYEDIELVMPERSANGYRNYSDKDVHRLRFVQRARSLGFSIDECRSLLSLYQDSNRASADVKALATSKIQEIDRKMTELGSLRRTLTALADKCHGDDKPDCPIIDDLAGTQDPFQ, encoded by the coding sequence ATGAATATCGGTGAAGCCGCGCTTCAATCCAACCTGCCGGCCAAGACGATCCGCTATTATGAGGATATCGAACTGGTTATGCCGGAGCGCAGCGCCAACGGCTATCGCAATTACTCCGACAAGGATGTGCACCGGCTGCGCTTTGTGCAGCGCGCAAGAAGCCTCGGCTTTTCCATCGACGAATGCCGCTCACTGCTTTCGCTCTATCAGGACAGCAACCGCGCAAGCGCCGACGTCAAAGCATTGGCGACGTCGAAAATTCAGGAAATTGATCGCAAGATGACCGAACTCGGTTCGCTGCGCCGCACCCTGACGGCTCTTGCCGACAAATGTCACGGCGACGACAAACCGGATTGCCCGATCATTGACGATCTGGCCGGCACGCAAGACCCATTTCAGTGA